A single genomic interval of Lathyrus oleraceus cultivar Zhongwan6 chromosome 7, CAAS_Psat_ZW6_1.0, whole genome shotgun sequence harbors:
- the LOC127105288 gene encoding uncharacterized protein LOC127105288, whose protein sequence is MEVTKLLSLFAIYFILLHNQIAFAQVNDQINKVCEKTPNKDLCIQVLASDPLSESGTMSDLAMISLRVAASNATGILTDVKLMIDDPDLEPEVQQGLSDCKETLLDAEGQLEDSIAAILSNAKNDIQLWLQAALAAIDTCDASIPGDDDILSKRSVAFRELCNIAVAISKNLGNDDQA, encoded by the coding sequence ATGGAAGTCACAAAACTCTTATCTCTATTTGCTATATACTTCATTTTATTACACAACCAAATTGCATTTGCACAAGTCAATGACCAAATCAACAAAGTATGTGAAAAAACACCTAACAAAGATTTATGTATCCAAGTCCTTGCTTCGGACCCATTGAGCGAATCCGGGACAATGTCAGACCTAGCTATGATATCACTAAGAGTGGCCGCTTCAAACGCGACCGGAATACTAACCGATGTGAAACTAATGATTGATGATCCGGATTTGGAACCCGAAGTTCAACAAGGTTTGTCCGATTGTAAGGAGACATTATTGGATGCGGAAGGTCAACTTGAGGATAGTATCGCTGCGATTTTGTCAAACGCAAAAAATGATATTCAATTATGGTTGCAAGCAGCATTGGCTGCAATTGATACATGTGATGCTTCAATTCCCGGTGATGATGATATTCTCTCCAAAAGAAGTGTAGCATTTCGTGAATTGTGCAACATTGCTGTTGCCATTAGTAAGAATTTGGGCAATGATGATCAAGCCTAA
- the LOC127105289 gene encoding uncharacterized protein LOC127105289 — MASLLQSSFSFSSLRMLPPTRLKSSKLCCVTNPNSEESSEVNNSIEAKKTAQADRVKLAFEKAKAYKKSMKSKSGLGIEEISGGEDNSVKESSNVVGGREKDMPVRLKIAMEKARKYKLNKGVAVSETDQGLPGGSERTWGENMNDNSVGKKVELSVSKLDFVGLGFADKQKTRGLPPGLVPIPDSYLDGDLPEVELIVGDPTKFGAKTTAPQPEQTTEDESKLYKPKVSTWGVFPRPNNISETFGGGKVIRPGEVLETAEEKATKEERTKQMLAAYKKKYGLNIDPKLKAECQEELNKGDLLMDAGKLKDALPYYEKVTDKLPFESELHGLAALQWSICLDSLCRHNEAKTMYEKLQSHPNVKVGKKARQFMDSFQAMEMMKVKIGSSSYSKDTVYQSYFDAFIEKKTIYTPKVKDEVVQESSMNPVTLYILLFLTSPIFVVLLLALKKRI; from the exons ATGGCTTCTTTATTACAATCTTCATTTTCCTTCTCTTCGTTGCGGATGCTTCCTCCAACAAGGCTAAAATCTTCGAAGTTGTGTTGTGTTACGAACCCCAACAGCGAGGAATCTTCTGAAGTTAATAATTCCATTGAAGCTAAAAAAACTGCTCAAGCTGATCGTGTAAAGCTCGCGTTTGAGAAGGCTAAAGCTTATAAAAAATCGATGAAATCTAAATCTGGTTTGGGAATTGAGGAAATTAGCGGTGGCGAAGACAATTCCGTTAAAGAGAGTTCAAATGTGGTTGGTGGAAGGGAAAAGGATATGCCAGTTAGGTTAAAGATTGCTATGGAGAAGGCTAGAAAGTATAAGCTGAATAAAGGAGTTGCTGTTAGTGAAACTGATCAAG GATTACCGGGAGGGAGTGAGAGGACATGGGGAGAAAATATGAATGACAATAGTGTTGGTAAGAAAGTAGAACTGTCTGTTTCAAAGCTTGAttttgtggggcttggttttgcGGATAAGCAGAAGACAAGGGGATTGCCGCCTGGTTTGGTTCCTATTCCAGACTCCTACTTAGATGGTGACTTACCTGAGGTAGAACTTATCGTCGGAGACCCAACCAAGTTCGGTGCAAAAACAACAGCTCCGCAACCTGAACAGACTACGGAAGATGAGTCAAAACTGTACAAGCCAAAAGTTTCTACATGGGGCGTATTTCCTAGACCTAACAATATTTCAGAAACA TTTGGAGGTGGAAAAGTTATACGTCCTGGAGAAGTTTTAGAGACTGCAGAAGAAAAAGCTACAAAAGAAGAGCGCACAAAGCAGATGCTTGCTGCTTACAAGAAGAAATATGGATTAAATATTGATCCAAAGCTAAAAGCCGAGTGCCAGGAG GAATTGAACAAAGGGGACTTGTTAATGGATGCGGGAAAACTGAAGGATGCATTACCCTACTATGAGAAGGTTACTGATAAACTACCCTTCGAG AGTGAGCTCCATGGATTAGCAGCCTTACAGTGGTCGATTTGTCTAGACTCCCTCTGTAG GCACAATGAAGCTAAAACTATGTATGAAAAGCTTCAATCTCACCCAAATGTTAAAGTAGGCAAGAAAGCTAGACAGTTCATGGACAGCTTTCAG GCTATGGAAATGATGAAGGTGAAGATAGGTTCTTCAAGTTATTCGAAGGACACAGTCTATCAGAGTTATTTTGATGCCTTTATTGAAAAGAAAACAATCTACACCCCTAAAGTTAAAGATGAAGTGGTTCAAGAAAGTTCAATGAATCCGGTTACTCTGTATATTCTTCTTTTTCTAACTTCTCCTATTTTTGTTGTACTACTTCTTGCATTAAAGAAAAGAATATAA
- the LOC127105290 gene encoding nascent polypeptide-associated complex subunit beta has translation MNREKLMKMAGSVRTGGKGTVRRKKKAVHKTTTTDDKRLQSTLKRIGVNAIPQIEEVNIFKDDVVIQFSNPKVQASIAANTWVVSGAPQTKKLQDILPSIIHQLGPDNLENLKKIAEQFNKQVPEAGAGTATAQEENDDDDVPELVPGETFETAAEEAKDS, from the exons ATGAATCGCGAAAAATTGATGAAGATGGCCGGTTCAGTTCGAACTGGTGGAAAGGGTACCGTCAGAAG AAAGAAGAAGGCTGTCCACAAGACAACAACTACCGACGACAAAAGGCTTCAGAGTACTCTGAAGAGAATTGGGGTGAATGCCATCCCTCAAATTGAGGAGGTCAATATCTTTAAGGATGATGTGGTCATCCAGTTCTCAAACCCTAAAG TTCAAGCATCCATTGCAGCTAATACATGGGTTGTTAGTGGTGCTCCTCAAACCAAGA AGTTGCAAGACATACTTCCTAGCATTATCCACCAATTAG GGCCGGATAATTTGGAAAACCTGAAGAAGATAGCTGAGCAGTTCAATAAGCAGGTTCCTGAAGCAGGTGCTGGCACAGCCACAGCACAagaagagaatgatgatgatgatgttccAGAGCTTGTCCCAGGAGAGACCTTTGAGACAGCTGCTGAGGAGGCCAAGGATAGTTAG